ACTCCAGATCCAATTATCCCTAGAGTGGGAGTATAGTCAAAGTTTCAAAGGAATCAATCACCCTGAATTATCATAAACATTTACTACTTTTATaatcagggggaaaaaattataaagactcCACTATGGATATTTATTTCAAGATATTCCAAACAATTGCACAACCATTACCGTATTCATTATGCAAACAGCTACCATAAATATCTATGTATCATTAATGTATTAATAATGGGAAATATGTTAAGCAGTGGTTTGCTCAGTACAAACAGTATTTAGTAGCTACTGGGTTTACCAAGAAGCTGTCTTGGTAATAGAGTTGATGCtatctttacaaatattaaagtACAAAACACTCTAGAAGCTACTATTAATTGGAATtctgaaatttcttttcaaatgAGGCAGGATTTTGTGTTTGCTGGATgttcagtattttatttagaagagAAACTACAGAATAAAAGGCTACACATCACAAAAATAGCAGTATATAACACATAAAATTCTAAATGGACTTTAGATATCTTTCATCTTTAACTCTGTAAGCTATCAAATTTTGCAATTTTCTATTCTACATGGTAATGTGATACATGCCCAGTTAAAATAATGTTAACAGTAATGATATAAACCACCTGAATAGAAAGAACCCAGAGTCATAAACATGCTATAGCCTACTGTGATACATATATAGAAAAGATGCAGTTTCTTGTAATTTGAAACTCACAGCTATGAAAAGTAGAGAAgtcaatttaagttaaaaaaaaaaaaaaaagcatgcggAGTTAACACTCAACTCCATATAGGTCAGTGGCCAAAAAAGAAATCCTGGAAGTTAACGTGTCAATACTAACAACTTTTAGAATCTAACTTAAATAATTTCACGAGTGATATGCTTtagtgagaattttttttcccattttggagaagataataaaacaatgtttttgaaaagcaaaagttTAATCTCTTCAGACCAAAAACAACATAGATTGAAAATCACAATCTGACCTTCCAAGGTTACTTGTCAAACGCTGTATAACAGCAAGTCAAGCTCAATCAGTACATCAACTGAAAAAATACCCAATTTTTATAGATAGTTAAGTAAAACTAGACATGGAAAATATTAATATGAAACAAGCTACAAGTGGAACTATAAAGAACAGCATATGAAgtgcaatataaataaatatctattttaaagcACAAATTACTATAAAATTGAAAGTGATGACTTAAGATCTCAAGTTATTAGGATCCTGCTTCTGCATAATTAAAAGCTGCTGCTGCAAGCCTCTATTATAAATCCATTCAGAAAATCTTTACATAACTTTTTCTATCTAGTGGCTTCTAAAGTTACTTTAATCATGAGAAACACAAGCTTTTGTAACAATGTATTCCAACAATCAGTTATGCTTGTTTCCAGCTGATCACACAAATGAGGGTATAGAGTATTATGTTTGCTATTGGCTGATTGTTGCAACACAAAAATGTATACACGAAATAGTGAAACATAGCACGCAGTATTACACCAAAGTGTTTTCTCATTTCAAGTTTATTAAAACTTTAGCAGTACAAATTATCCAGGTTGCAGATTATCAAAAGATCAACTCAATAAAgtccacataaaaaaaaaaaagacaaacataaaacaatcaaaaaacaataaaaagagaaacaacataaaGGAGATTCTTCACCAAGTCTCTAAAACTTAAAACTCGAGACAGAATGGAAATAAGAAGTTATACAACTCACTCATCCACTTTTGTCTTCATCTGTTCCAGGGCTTGATTCAtgatcaaattttttatttttatcatgtacATGGTCGTTTTCTTGACCCTttgatttttggttttctttttccactGAGGACCTGGTCTTCTCATCCTCCTTATTTTTCAATGTGGAGAACTTTAATTCATTGTCCTgactactttgttttatttttgagaatggaCTTGGCTCTCTTTCAGCCTTTTTATCCCTGTTATTATTTGAACTATTATGATCACGACTTCTAGAGTACACTCTCTTCTCACcctcagaattttcttttctgtgtgaaCTCTTACTTTCTTGGtttctatatttctctttgtttctgctttgactttcttctctctctgagctccatgaatctctcctccttctccttctgtctTTACTTCTCGATCTTCCCGGCGTTGCTCTTCTCTCTCGGCTCCGTGATCTTCCTCTTCTCCTGTACTCCTGTTCCCTGTATCTGTGGTACTCCTTGCTTCTGCTGCGATCTCGGTCATGGCTTCGGGATCGCACTCTTCTGCTCCTGTCCCTACTTCTGCTTCGTTCCCTTGTCCTACTATTGTAACTGTGTTTGCTTTTAGTTGTATCATGCTCTCTACTCCTAGACTGTGCATGTCTatccttttctttacttttattatgaTCATGCTCATTACTTTTAGATTCTAACTGTTTAGACTTCTCTTTACTTCTACTCCTCTCTtgatcttttcctttagattcagacttttctttttctttagcattCTCATGATCCTTTTCTTTACTCCTTGACCTCATCTTCTTTTCTTCATGTCTATGATGCTTTGTATCCCTTTCCTTACTCTTTGATTTCTCTTTGCTTTTACTCCTACTTTTAGATTTAGCCCTTTTCTTCACCTTGTTTTTATTATACTTGTCATCCTTTTCTGAATTTCTTctgatgtctctctctttgcTGTTAGATTTATGGTCtttaactttcttttccttttcactttttctatttgGACTCTCAGACACATGCCTGTGATCagtaattttcttctcttttactcTAACTGggcttctttgattttctttaatttcatttaactcactcctaaaaaataaaaaaaaaatagatttattgaaattttattaagACTGGTGTCTATTATTAGCTATAATGATATTCTATTTCCCCTAAGATATCCAGAAACAATTAAAATGGCTATAAATAACTTTATgtacaatagcaaaaaaatacTTGTCATTACATTTGAAATATAGTTAAATCTTACTTATCCCCTTTGATCCATCTTTCACCACTTGATACTCTCATTCTTTGAGCTCTTTGCATTTCTTGCCTCCAATGTGGAGGAGTCTCACTACGTCTGAAACGATCCCTTGATCTGGATCTAGATGGAGTTCGATAACGCTTaggaaaacaaaaagggaaaaatattaacatataaaatGAAGAGACTAGccaaaaaatatacatacttaAAGCATGTAGACACAGAAAATAGgatggcaatagccagagggaagggggaccgGATGGTGGTTGTAGGTGAGGGTAGGCAAAGGGGTGGGGAATgggaacagaaagaaattttGCTTGGGGTGGAGGGTACATGACACGGTGTGTCAAAGGTGTTGatttgagttgtacacttgaaacctatatgattttgtaatccaatgtcatcccaataaataaattttaaaaatattataccacAGCTaaagtatatgtatttttaagttcAACCAAAATATCTGATATTTCTATGCCtcctaaaataactaaaatttctcAATTTTCATGTAGGAAACCAATGACGTAGAACTACTTCAAATAGTCCTACTTTAAGTTCCAAATAAGAAGCATTAACCACAGAAACTCTAGCCACTGACATCGTCTCTATGGAACTGTCCTATTTAAGTGATGCTAAAGCATAACAGGTGCAGGAACCCTGACAAGTTGCTAAGTTCCAACGTGGAATAATATCTTCTTGATGTTTCAAAACAATTCCCATATTATGAAAAAACTGAGTAAATGCAGACATGCTCATTTATTCAACCAGTATTAACACAACTCTTAGGATAGCCAACCATTACACCACATATTTGAGGAAAATTTAGTAAATGAAGATGTATCTGATTTTGCTGTCTTGGAATTTATATTCTACAAGGCCAGGagaacacagagacagacacataaTCACAAATTTAAGGATATATTCAGCCACAATTAGAATGAAtgtaaaaaaggaagtaaaaggtGCTCAGAGAATATGTAACAAATATCTGACCTAGTATGGAGAAAAAGTAGGGAAGTTAAATGATAATTAAAAGCTAAGAACTAAAGAATATGCATGAGGAGTTAACCTAGACAAGGGTAAGGAAAAAGAGGTAATGAGGGTGCAGAAGAACATGTGAGGCATACGAAATATACCATGTTTGAAGGTAGGAAGAGATAGCATGTTTTAGAAATAATCAGAAGATAGATCAACGTGGCTAAAGACAAAAACTGCAACGGAAAGCAGTACTTGATAATCGTGATGAGGTAAACAAGGATAAGTTTTGTGCGATCTTGTAAGCCATGATGACATTTTGGATTTATTATAAAGTCAATGACAAAGGAGTGAcataatcagttttttgttttttagtgattGTTCTACATACTATTTACAGAAAtaattagatcagtggttctcaaaatatgATGTAGGGATCCCAAGACTCAGAGGATCTGTAAGGTTAAAACTattttcatgcctgaccaggtggtggcgcagtggatagagcgttggaatgggatgaggaggacccaggttcgagacccctaggtcgccagcttgagcacaggctcatctggtttgagcaaaagctcaccagcgtggacctaaggtcactggctcgagcaaggggtcacttggtctgctgaaggcccgcggtcaaggctcatatgagaaagcaatcaatgaacaactaaggcgttgcaacgaaaaactaatgattgatgcttcttatctctctccgttcctgtctgtccctatctgtccctctctctgactctctctctgtctgtgtaaaaagaaaaaaaaccaaaaaactattttcatatcATCACATTATTTGCCTTATTCACTTTCATTATCACAGAGTAGAAAAGGCCTACTTTTGTCAACCCCTGTGGTCTTGTGTTTTAAATacttctcagttttaatttctaaaagtaaATATTGATGGATATAATCCACatcaaaaaaaagttcttttgagtcctcagtttttaaaagtataaagaagtCTTAAGACAAGAAAGTTTGAGAACTGTCATGAGTACACAGTTAGAAAGCTATTTACTGTTGTGAGAATATATAAGAAGTTAATACAACTGGAGTAGAGCTTGAGAGAAGCAGCTGGGTTTCAGAGTACTTAGGAGGTTAGACTGAGAGGATCTGGGGATGAATAAGATATCTAAggcaggaaaaacaaaataactcttGGGCTTCAGGTTTAAGTGACTGCACAGGTGGTAGTGTCTGTCACAAGAACAGGAATCTAAAGGATAATCTGGTCTGAAGACAAAGTGCTTATGGTCAACACTGTATGTACTGAGTTTAAGGTGCCCATTAAGCAACTAAATGGCTGTCAAATAAGCTTTGGTGAGAAGAGATAAAAATTTGAGTTATCAGCATAGCTGCTGAAGTCATGCAAGTGATGAGACTGTCTAAGCAGCATAAGCAAAATGAGAAGAGCTGGAACCCTGAGATATTACAGTATTTAAAAGTGGGGTAGAAGAGTATGAACTGGCACTGGAAAATTCAAGATAGACTGGCCAGAGGATAAGAAGAAAAGACAGTGGAAGCAAAGTGAAAAGAGTATTACAAGCAGAGAGATGAAGTAAGACGAAGATAGAAAGAATGCACTGGATTTTGTGACGTGCAGCTGACCAAACTCTAAGTGCTATTTGCAGCAGAATGGTAGAAGATAAACTGAAATGGATGAGGAATGagtaggaataaaaaataatatattaagtatagccaaatttctaaaattctgaaaACACAGTAGACATttagaatgaaatataaaattaagagttAATTTTTAATGAGAAGAGATACAGTGGTCAGGAAGTAACACGGGGCATAGGAAAGATTTTGATCTCACTTTacactacggccccctgaggccatttatccggcccccgccgcacttctggaaggggcacctctttcattggtggtgagaggagtaCTGTTTGTGGTgctcctccaacagtctgagggacagtgaactggccccctgtgtaaaaagtttagggacacCTGCTTTACACCATGTACATGTAAAATCCATTAACATCCCATGGATTTTCAGTTTGGAAGTACTAACACAAGTTACTATGAAAAGAGAACATAACAATTCAATATCCACATATTCTCTAAATTTTAGTTACTTACATGTAAAATATTGAAGAAACCCTAAAACTATTTTAAGATAAATGCAATACCATTAGGATTTATAAGAAAAGAATCACCTACCCTTGGTCCTCTTCCTTTAATTTTCCTGCCAGACCTAGTTACTAAAAGTCGCCTCTGGTATGAAGGGGGCTGGGAGTTAGGTGGATTACTAGAAGAAAGCAAAgcgaaaaattaaaacattatttcataaaaataaatctggGGAATAAAACTTTACTGATCTAAGGTAgtaaatttaaaatcttatatataATCCATGGTTCTCAAGCAAGAATGTTATCAATTCCTAGTATGTATCTGGAAAAGTATGGGAGCATATTTACAACTGTCAGTAACAACAGTGATGATACTGGTACTAAATATCCAGGAGTCAGGAATGCTAAAATCCCATAATGCATTAGGATGAAGATCTATTATGCTCCCAAAATTCCAACTGTGTCCTGTTGAGAAATATTGTTATGTAATCATTACTAAGATGATGTTAACTTGATAGTGCTAAGGAAAATCAATGTAGAAGAGTACACTATATACTTAAGAGAATAGTTTTAAAACTATCTTATTCCGAAGTTCCTTATTATCTTATGAACTGTTGTTCACTGGAAGTAAAACTATAGAGAAGTGTAATTAATGTGAATTAAGCAGAAAAAAGCTAGTTTGAATTAGCAAAATGtttataccaaaaagaaaaactattttcaaataaTGAGTGAACCCTAAGTTATATTTGAAAAGTTCATTCTAAAGTAgttcaaacattttctctttaatatttactTCCTGAGAAACACCCTTACTTGAGGAAAAAGAAGTCTGACTCatcaatattaaaataactaagacttacttttatatttttactgtattataaaaataaagagggacTGTTCCAAATATTGCTCTTATAACATACATCTGATCATAAATAAGAAGACCTCaacattttatatagaaaaacttTGAAAGTATATGACATGAAATCAATTTTCATTACCAAAATACTATAAATCATGCAGGAAAACGGCATTTTACcctatcaaagaaaataaaaaaggtttttacTTGCTTAAAAATGTAATGTACACAAATAACAGTAAAACATTTATCTTGCTTGTTAATGGAATTGGTTTAGAATTCCACATATTTTTTTGGCATTTgtagtgcctttttttttaacttttattcaaaatctgtttgaattaatttaatcttttaacTATGTGGTTAGCAAAAAGGAGCTTTATGAACATCAcaccatttaaaaaagatttctatCTTGGGACAAAGTCACAAATGAAATAatctaaaataagaaacatttttttaaaaagaagagattaCGGTAAAGACTGAGGGGCACTCTATAAGATATACCTGTGCACATTCACATAccactctctttccctgtctctttctctggtttttctttctttttcatcagctTTAGGAGGACTTTTTCTCATTAGAAATCTATTTTCAGGTATAGGAGGGATCTCTTCTGGACGGACAGTAGACTGCGGTTGTGCATCAACATTTTCAGCCTCACTTTCACTTGATGCGcttaacagaaacagaaaacaagtttCATTCAGTTACTATGTATCTACCCTAAAATTTCAATTGTTGGTATTTCTTTCAAGACGTCACAATATATACACCATCCTGTACCCCCCCCAAATGCAATTACATGGGAAAgatgcaatttatttttatgaccaaCCAACCgaccaaaaattaaaatcatgtttctGTGTCATATTCTGAAATAATATTTCCCACTAAAATAGGCTCTCAATTGAAACTGTGGGCAATGTACTCTGATAAACTTAAGATAATTTAAAACGCAGCTAAAGAAAGTAGTTGCTTTAGAGGCAATAGGCCTATAAAGACAAGTTTTAGTAAAAACATGTTATTtcagacaaaatggaaaaaaattaaacagtgacATGTACTTTCTGTCCTTATGCCCTTATGCAAAGGAAATGAAAGACAAAACAGCAAGAGACGGCTACAGAAAACCATCATTGGTTTCTGACAATTCTCAATACCATATTCTTTCCCTAAATACAAACCTATAAAACCAAAGCATAATTTCATTGtgttcagacaaaataaactgaaTGTTCTGTTGAACATGGAAATGAATGTGCCCAAATTTAATCTATAGACCATAGAACGTCAAAATAGTCTTATACTTAACGctataaaatgtttctattataATGTTCCCATATAATTGATACAAAATCCCAACAGATTTATTTACGGGAATTAGAATATAAAGCtagtattaaaaagtaaaattaagaccttttcttgcttttctttcgcttcttcttttctttcttatgttttcgggaattttttctatgtttcttttttcttttttttgatttcTCGCCAGAAGCACTTTCAGAATCAGAAGAATCAGAAGAGGACTGAGAATCACTTGAGCTATCTGAGTCACTggatgatgatgaggaggaggatgacttatgccttttcttttcttctttcttagctttcataaagaaaaaaaagggttttTGGTCGACACTTTTTAGACAAATTTTGTAAGGGGAAATGTATATTTTCTAAGTCCAGTATTTCAGACCTAGTTCAGCCATCTACTTTTGAACAGATAGGACAGGAAAGGAGTCAGGAGTCAGGATTAGAATCCAGGTCTCCAGATTCATAGGTCAGTTTCATCTGTTAAATCAAAGAATTCTGAAAACATAACAGgtaaatctaaaacaataaagtaaattaattttaGGCAACATCTGGCAacaggttgttttttaaaaaaaaaacatttcagagtCCCAGATTCTAATCTTCTTGTAGTGTTCAACTTTTTCTCTTATCAAGACTGCAGATAGAACCAagagaaagagcagaaaaaatacttcacatgaatatgcaaataaaacaaacaattccATTAGCATGGGCTTAAGTTTCCATACCTGAACATCCCCTAATGATTAAGAAATATatctttgcctggcctgtggtggcgcagcagatagagcatcaacctggaatgctgagatcaccagttctaaaccctgggcttgcccggtcaaggcacatgtgacaagcaaccaatgaacaactaaagtgaagcaactatgagttgatatttctcgctcaaccccctcttctctcttctctctctttgaaatcaataaaagaaatcttaaacAAAAATTTAGCTTTAGTTGAAGAGAAGACTTACCAATGATTAATAACCATATTTTGAgatctctacaaaaaaaaaattcaaataaaaattttactttgggttgagaaagtaataattttaatagagGCCCCCAAACTCAAATGTTTTAAGGACTAGGTAACtaacataaataagtgaaattacaTAGAACTACAACGTTATATGAAATAGAAATACAGAAGGAATACATTACACAACATACAGGTgcaatcagtaaaataaaacatgtataaaAATGGGAAACACTTCAGGAAAAATGACCTAGGctgctcaataaataaatctcaagGAAATAAAAAGGGAGATGGTGTTGGaatctattaaaaacaaaaacaaaaaaacttttaagactAACTTTAAAAGACATGTACTCTGCCCTCAGAGTTTACAATGTATTTTGAAAGTAAGACCAACAAGTTTGAATTCAATGGCTAAGAGCATCGGGAAATCTACACTTACTAACTTTTCTAGAAATTCTGACTATAAATTGCTTACAAGTTTAGGCATACCATCAAAAGTAAAGTGGAAATGCTTCGTAGAACTAGTCAGTTATGTTCAAATTGTATTCTAACATATCAATCAAATGGAACAAATGTTTCAAAACAAGCAGTATAGCAGAATTGATTATATTAGGATGAGAAACAGGGTTGTGAAAATATCTGCAGAGTACTTACAAAATGTTAACCATAAAGTCCTTCTTAGGCGTAATTTAAGGATGCATATACAGTATTCTAGATTTTAGAAGGGCAGATTTTTTACATAAGGTAAAAAGCTTCAAGAAAGGAATGAGTCAATTCTGAACAACATGAAATAGAGTTATCCCTCCCTAACCTCCTGCTAAGTATAGgtttgggcaaaagtaagtttacagttgtttgtatgaaaaaataatacaataaataataataatacaagaataaactgttttgtgtacttacgactgtaaatctacttttttcCCATCGTGTGGAAGTAGAAAGCCTACAcataatacaaacaaacaaacataaaaagccTCTGAAAGGTAAAAAGAAGGCAGAGTGGCCAGAGATCTCTGGAGGATGACATGGTAGTTTTCAATTTGCCTGCCATATATCCTAGATTTCATGCTGGAGAAGCCTGCAACTCGGAAACACCAATGAGTAAATGCTTTTGAAGCCTCCAGAAAAGCTCTCTCTAGACAAAGGACTAGGAAAGGATGATTTAgcagactaaaaaaataaaacattaaaaaataaaattgtttctaaTGTCTGCTCTACTCTAAGCAAATATACGGAAAAGGAAAGGTTCACCTACTCCCGCTCAGCTATGTCAGCAGAGACAAAGTAGAGAATTTGGATTTCTAGTATTGTCTCTATCATGCTCCCACAGCACCCTGCCAGTGATGTCAGTGGGTATCATGTGGGAAGCCTATCCCTACAATGGCAAGTGGCATGAATTTCAGAgaaaagtaagctagagaaaggGATGGTTTAAACACATAGGAAGTTCTGGGCTGACCAAGTGAAACAGACCCAAACTAATATAGCAAAAGGTTTGAGAATTAAACTGTATAGTGTTGAATACACTGAAGTTTACAGTAGGGTCCCTCGGTAGCACACAAATGAAGCACACCAGAAGAGCACTCTGAGAACGAAATTATTATTGAAACCACAGTCCACAAACCCACATAGGCCAGGCCCTACATGCTAAACCTAAATAAAGTgcttgataaaaaagaaaagatgaacagAATTCAGAGTCTTATAATATCTCAAATGTCCAGGAAatccccccaaataaataaataattcactaTTAATACCAAGAACCAGAAAAATCACAACTTAGTACAATAACCTCACTAAATGTGCTTAATAACAGAGAGGAGATGACAGAGCAACGTGTTAGTGAACCAGAAGATAGACCAATAGAAATTATCACtctcaacatcagaaaaatataataaaagatgaaCAGAGTCAGAGATATCTGTAGGACAATAAACAAAAAAGTCTAACATTTGTCTTATAAGAATTGAGGAGAAAaaaagctatccggccagggctcaatttccatttattttatttttttaaagagagacagagagagggagagagagaggagggggaagggaaacgtttatttgctgttccactcagttgtgcattctttggttgcttcatgtgtgtgccctgaccagggatcaaactctcaaccttgtcattttgggacaatgctcttaactgactgagctactggccaggactCTAAAGTTTCTTAAACCATGTTAGTCTCTTCAATTGTCCACTCTCTTTCGCTGGAAAAGTTATCTATTTCCCATgctatttaaacaattaaaaaaattccataaaaaatGTGGAAGCAGGATAAATTACTGCAAACTAATAGTAAAAAGTTAAATGATTCTGTAGTAAATGAACAAACGATGAAGATAAAACATTTagataatataaaaacatattcaaaacACAAAAACCTCATATTCATATTTACTTTAGAGTGACTCTTATGCCAAATATTTAGAGTGTCTGCTTGTTTTATATGCATAAGAATACCAGAAATATGTATTTGCTCTTACCTTTAGATTTGGGAACTAGCTCTCCACAACTGAGTATCCGCACCTCAGCAAATGGTTTGCTAGCTGCGTCTGTTTTCTGGTTTTCTATCTCCCTCACAACTTCTTGACCAGAAATCACTTGTCCAAAAACAACATGATGCCTAAAGAGTCAAGTAAAAGTGATTAAATAAAAGcttcttattttaatattaagttaaagtaggttataaaattaattaaaatgatctTTACCCATCTAAATGAGGAGTTGGTTTCGTTGTTCTTTTGGAAATCATCAgacagaagaataaaaacaaagtcagagaaaaacaaagttagcatctctaaaaaggaaaagaaaataactgcATTGGAAACAAAGTTGCAAACAAACAAATCCTAACATAATAGACTAGTATTACATTAACCTTAAGTAGATAAGAGAGCAAGATGTTTTCCACATAATGAATTTTCATAAACTTGTTCTGATTATAAAAAATCACACATTGTTAAAAacttacatgtatttatttaaagttaACATTTTGGCATTACTTCTATCCATCTATATgttttttgcatgtgaatattcaTGGTTGTAGAATGTTCTATTTATATGGACACACCAAAATTTATCAAATCATCCCACTAGTTGATGGGTTTAACAACTGCTTTTAATCTTAACATTTTAAACAGTTATAGCACAGATTATACTGGATGGCTTTCACACATTTACTGTTGAAGCTGAATAGAAATGATGATACATGTAGTGTTTATAAATTATGTTACTTGTCAACATTTAAAATTCTGGATACTTTTACATAAAAATCC
The sequence above is drawn from the Saccopteryx bilineata isolate mSacBil1 chromosome 5, mSacBil1_pri_phased_curated, whole genome shotgun sequence genome and encodes:
- the PPIG gene encoding peptidyl-prolyl cis-trans isomerase G isoform X1 produces the protein MGIKVQRPRCFFDIAINNQPAGRVVFELFSDVCPKTCENFRCLCTGEKGTGKSTQKPLHYKSCLFHRVVKDFMVQGGDFSEGNGRGGESIYGGFFEDESFAVKHNKEFLLSMANRGKDTNGSQFFITTKPTPHLDGHHVVFGQVISGQEVVREIENQKTDAASKPFAEVRILSCGELVPKSKAKKEEKKRHKSSSSSSSSSDSDSSSDSQSSSDSSDSESASGEKSKKRKKKHRKNSRKHKKEKKKRKKSKKSASSESEAENVDAQPQSTVRPEEIPPIPENRFLMRKSPPKADEKERKTRERDREREWYVNVHSNPPNSQPPSYQRRLLVTRSGRKIKGRGPRRYRTPSRSRSRDRFRRSETPPHWRQEMQRAQRMRVSSGERWIKGDKSELNEIKENQRSPVRVKEKKITDHRHVSESPNRKSEKEKKVKDHKSNSKERDIRRNSEKDDKYNKNKVKKRAKSKSRSKSKEKSKSKERDTKHHRHEEKKMRSRSKEKDHENAKEKEKSESKGKDQERSRSKEKSKQLESKSNEHDHNKSKEKDRHAQSRSREHDTTKSKHSYNSRTRERSRSRDRSRRVRSRSHDRDRSRSKEYHRYREQEYRRRGRSRSRERRATPGRSRSKDRRRRRRDSWSSEREESQSRNKEKYRNQESKSSHRKENSEGEKRVYSRSRDHNSSNNNRDKKAEREPSPFSKIKQSSQDNELKFSTLKNKEDEKTRSSVEKENQKSKGQENDHVHDKNKKFDHESSPGTDEDKSG
- the PPIG gene encoding peptidyl-prolyl cis-trans isomerase G isoform X4, yielding MISKRTTKPTPHLDGHHVVFGQVISGQEVVREIENQKTDAASKPFAEVRILSCGELVPKSKAKKEEKKRHKSSSSSSSSSDSDSSSDSQSSSDSSDSESASGEKSKKRKKKHRKNSRKHKKEKKKRKKSKKSASSESEAENVDAQPQSTVRPEEIPPIPENRFLMRKSPPKADEKERKTRERDREREWYVNVHSNPPNSQPPSYQRRLLVTRSGRKIKGRGPRRYRTPSRSRSRDRFRRSETPPHWRQEMQRAQRMRVSSGERWIKGDKSELNEIKENQRSPVRVKEKKITDHRHVSESPNRKSEKEKKVKDHKSNSKERDIRRNSEKDDKYNKNKVKKRAKSKSRSKSKEKSKSKERDTKHHRHEEKKMRSRSKEKDHENAKEKEKSESKGKDQERSRSKEKSKQLESKSNEHDHNKSKEKDRHAQSRSREHDTTKSKHSYNSRTRERSRSRDRSRRVRSRSHDRDRSRSKEYHRYREQEYRRRGRSRSRERRATPGRSRSKDRRRRRRDSWSSEREESQSRNKEKYRNQESKSSHRKENSEGEKRVYSRSRDHNSSNNNRDKKAEREPSPFSKIKQSSQDNELKFSTLKNKEDEKTRSSVEKENQKSKGQENDHVHDKNKKFDHESSPGTDEDKSG
- the PPIG gene encoding peptidyl-prolyl cis-trans isomerase G isoform X3 — encoded protein: MGIKVQRPRCFFDIAINNQPAGRVVFELFSDVCPKTCENFRCLCTGEKGTGKSTQKPLHYKSCLFHRVVKDFMVQGGDFSEGNGRGGESIYGGFFEDESFAVKHNKEFLLSMANRGKDTNGSQFFMHHVVFGQVISGQEVVREIENQKTDAASKPFAEVRILSCGELVPKSKAKKEEKKRHKSSSSSSSSSDSDSSSDSQSSSDSSDSESASGEKSKKRKKKHRKNSRKHKKEKKKRKKSKKSASSESEAENVDAQPQSTVRPEEIPPIPENRFLMRKSPPKADEKERKTRERDREREWYVNVHSNPPNSQPPSYQRRLLVTRSGRKIKGRGPRRYRTPSRSRSRDRFRRSETPPHWRQEMQRAQRMRVSSGERWIKGDKSELNEIKENQRSPVRVKEKKITDHRHVSESPNRKSEKEKKVKDHKSNSKERDIRRNSEKDDKYNKNKVKKRAKSKSRSKSKEKSKSKERDTKHHRHEEKKMRSRSKEKDHENAKEKEKSESKGKDQERSRSKEKSKQLESKSNEHDHNKSKEKDRHAQSRSREHDTTKSKHSYNSRTRERSRSRDRSRRVRSRSHDRDRSRSKEYHRYREQEYRRRGRSRSRERRATPGRSRSKDRRRRRRDSWSSEREESQSRNKEKYRNQESKSSHRKENSEGEKRVYSRSRDHNSSNNNRDKKAEREPSPFSKIKQSSQDNELKFSTLKNKEDEKTRSSVEKENQKSKGQENDHVHDKNKKFDHESSPGTDEDKSG